A genomic window from Nicotiana sylvestris chromosome 11, ASM39365v2, whole genome shotgun sequence includes:
- the LOC104223570 gene encoding zinc finger protein ZAT12-like, with the protein MNAMKRSREADLQVEAEAMANCALMLLSRLNNNNNTTTSIDRDYHNGFECKTCNKRFPSFQALGGHRASHKRPRLLTGAGDFLVQSKKNKMHECSICGMEFSLGQALGGHMRRHRDEINKTSTAAGKTIVSVVEKKIIPVLKKSNSSKRVFCGLDLNLTPDVDVDLKLWPTAPVSSPILRCFF; encoded by the coding sequence ATGAATGCCATGAAAAGAAGCAGAGAAGCGGATTTGCAAGTGGAAGCAGAAGCCATGGCTAACTGCGCCTTAATGCTATTGTCTcgtttaaacaacaacaacaacaccacGACTTCAATAGATCGAGATTATCACAATGGTTTCGAATGCAAGACTTGCAATAAACGCTTTCCATCTTTCCAAGCTCTTGGTGGCCACCGTGCAAGTCATAAACGGCCAAGATTACTTACTGGCGCCGGAGATTTTCTTGTGCAAtccaaaaagaataaaatgcaTGAATGTTCTATCTGTGGTATGGAGTTCTCTTTGGGTCAAGCCTTAGGTGGACATATGAGGCGTCATCGTGATGAAATTAATAAAACGTCGACGGCAGCCGGAAAGACAATTGTTTCGGTCGTCGAAAAGAAGATAATACCGGTGTTGAAGAAGTCAAATAGCAGCAAGAGAGTTTTCTGTGGCTTGGACTTGAACTTAACCCCTGATGTAGATGTTGATTTGAAGCTATGGCCGACGGCACCCGTTTCATCTCCAATTTTGCGATGTTTTTTTTAA